In a genomic window of Gloeothece verrucosa PCC 7822:
- a CDS encoding HPP family protein — MVHNSQKNQQSNSHQKNWFSKLPDFIWAPFSAGLLILIVGLIGIVVGQPWLFPSLGPSAFLLVENPQLPSARFYNIVVGHLIGLGAGCLAVIILNASDAPGVLSSNHLTLIRVWAALLAIVLNMIGVILARASHPPSAATTLLVALGGLKVTWQDALTVIIGVLLLAVFGEGLRLLRLAKKPFL; from the coding sequence ATGGTTCACAATAGTCAAAAAAATCAACAGTCAAATTCTCATCAAAAAAACTGGTTTTCTAAATTACCAGATTTTATATGGGCCCCTTTTTCGGCTGGTTTGTTAATTTTAATAGTCGGTTTAATTGGGATTGTAGTAGGCCAGCCTTGGCTATTTCCTAGTTTAGGTCCAAGTGCTTTTTTATTAGTTGAAAATCCTCAACTTCCCTCGGCTCGTTTTTATAATATTGTTGTCGGTCATTTAATTGGATTAGGTGCAGGTTGTCTTGCTGTAATTATCCTTAACGCAAGCGATGCGCCAGGGGTATTATCGTCTAATCATTTGACTTTAATTCGAGTTTGGGCTGCTTTGTTGGCAATCGTGTTAAACATGATTGGAGTTATATTAGCGCGCGCTTCTCATCCCCCTTCGGCGGCTACTACTTTATTGGTTGCCCTTGGTGGCTTAAAAGTCACTTGGCAAGATGCACTAACGGTCATTATCGGTGTTTTGCTCTTAGCCGTTTTTGGTGAAGGATTACGATTATTACGGCTTGCAAAAAAGCCATTTTTGTAA
- a CDS encoding response regulator, whose translation MIHFLLVEDDEVDVLKVKRAFRNNHITHPLYIAKNGKEALFWLRSKNGKPPIVPQHGLLTLLDLNMPEMTGIEFLQELRSDVNLKKIPVIVLTVSESEQDLLKAYNLNVAGYILKSMTFESFSQAIITINNYWSLNLLL comes from the coding sequence ATGATCCATTTTTTGCTAGTCGAGGATGATGAAGTTGATGTCCTGAAAGTCAAAAGAGCTTTTAGAAATAATCATATAACCCATCCCTTGTATATAGCCAAAAATGGTAAAGAAGCCCTTTTTTGGTTACGCTCAAAAAATGGAAAACCGCCTATTGTTCCTCAACATGGCCTTTTGACTCTTTTAGATTTAAATATGCCAGAAATGACTGGAATTGAATTTTTACAAGAGTTACGCAGTGATGTTAATCTCAAAAAAATTCCTGTAATTGTTTTAACCGTATCGGAAAGTGAACAGGATCTATTAAAAGCCTATAATTTAAATGTAGCAGGTTATATACTTAAATCAATGACATTTGAATCTTTTTCGCAAGCTATCATTACTATTAATAATTATTGGTCGTTAAATTTGTTACTTTAA
- a CDS encoding PIN domain-containing protein, with translation MSNSLRLCLDLNIWCAALLSEKKGRSDTSSQRIVEIVREGKSFLGEVQLIISWGMLNRLKKVLEKDLGVSSLATAMYINAIEGYAQLGVSLTLGGTGIIPIQDTEDAHVLETALAGRADVLVTANFKDFISNDTQLIIPQRHAIHVAPNHRFHIVHPYLMIDWIHQGQIP, from the coding sequence ATGAGTAATTCGTTGCGCTTGTGTCTAGATCTAAATATTTGGTGTGCTGCCTTATTATCAGAGAAAAAAGGAAGATCTGATACATCAAGTCAACGCATTGTGGAGATAGTAAGAGAAGGCAAAAGTTTCTTAGGAGAAGTACAGTTAATCATATCTTGGGGTATGCTCAATCGTTTAAAAAAGGTATTAGAAAAGGATTTAGGTGTGTCATCTTTAGCAACGGCAATGTACATAAATGCAATCGAAGGATATGCACAATTAGGAGTGTCACTAACTTTAGGGGGTACGGGGATAATTCCAATTCAAGACACAGAAGACGCGCACGTTCTCGAGACAGCATTAGCCGGACGGGCTGATGTTTTAGTAACAGCAAATTTTAAAGATTTTATATCTAATGATACACAACTAATAATTCCTCAACGTCACGCTATTCATGTTGCCCCAAATCATCGTTTTCATATTGTTCATCCTTATTTAATGATAGATTGGATTCATCAAGGACAAATTCCCTAG
- a CDS encoding type IV secretory system conjugative DNA transfer family protein, giving the protein MSSQVESVPHNPSIVSIDFGRLLGKYATPEGALMLGLLVVSLLLTKLGGSSAKLTSGRFCGRKELCRATATALKQIEEKKCQPVTLWAGTPKYWLGGKLKGLSAFIQTLLGSSPTVWFPHAERGILVIGAPGSGKTASVIDRAIESAMRQGHSILVYDKKGDQVRLHAALATRYGYSVEVFAPGYSYSGVINPLDFVTGPEDTTMAGEIGKIFTSSSRTGESKGNEFFETAGEMLARGLVQLAKASNYRDLAQVYAFIQLPNFVERIYHSIYRPDKHPLKMNPWIAPSFSQLMSSKDAEKTVAGIKATAEMVYSAFIQRDLLRAFIGKSTIPIKLKEKQILFFQLDDERRTVLAPLIAAALHLCIVSNLSQKRTNPFCYFLDEFPSIGRLPRTVNYVNEYRSNGGVPVLGIQSLEQLYDTYGERQGKAIASALSTHVLFYPGDYNTAEQYSKRYGETEVVIRSRSTGNSYGGSQTSRSTNWSEQIHKKPLLSPDEILRFPQGECVITSPAYGSGKEALFPYKLKIPIEQREFKRASESEALWDSVIRPQLEQRAFNWAKLQELDEENLHLEITKRIEEAFRMLPMPGELADGVVDKNNSDYKEQMKKIVAQTLKKLPIDLSRLAA; this is encoded by the coding sequence GTGAGTTCTCAGGTTGAGTCCGTTCCTCATAATCCCTCGATTGTTTCCATTGATTTCGGGCGTTTATTGGGCAAATATGCAACGCCAGAAGGAGCATTAATGCTCGGTTTACTGGTGGTATCGTTATTGTTGACCAAATTAGGCGGCTCTTCGGCTAAACTGACATCAGGACGCTTTTGTGGACGAAAAGAACTCTGTCGTGCTACGGCAACTGCCCTCAAACAAATAGAGGAAAAAAAGTGTCAACCCGTGACATTATGGGCGGGAACACCAAAATATTGGTTAGGGGGTAAATTAAAAGGATTGAGTGCCTTCATCCAAACCCTGTTAGGTTCATCGCCTACGGTATGGTTTCCTCACGCTGAACGGGGAATTTTAGTGATTGGTGCGCCGGGTTCGGGAAAAACCGCTTCCGTGATTGACCGGGCGATTGAATCGGCGATGCGCCAGGGGCATAGTATCCTAGTCTATGATAAAAAGGGAGATCAGGTGCGGCTTCATGCGGCTTTAGCCACCCGTTATGGTTATAGTGTAGAAGTTTTCGCGCCTGGGTACAGTTACAGTGGAGTTATTAATCCCCTGGATTTTGTCACAGGACCCGAAGACACGACGATGGCCGGGGAAATCGGCAAAATTTTTACCAGTAGTAGCCGCACTGGCGAGAGCAAAGGCAATGAATTTTTTGAAACTGCCGGGGAAATGTTGGCACGAGGGTTAGTGCAATTGGCCAAGGCGAGTAACTACCGTGATTTAGCTCAAGTTTATGCTTTTATTCAGTTGCCGAATTTTGTGGAACGCATCTATCATTCCATTTACCGCCCCGATAAACATCCTTTAAAAATGAATCCTTGGATTGCTCCCTCGTTTTCTCAGTTGATGAGTTCCAAAGATGCAGAGAAAACGGTCGCGGGAATCAAGGCCACCGCAGAGATGGTTTATAGTGCCTTTATTCAACGTGATTTACTACGGGCGTTTATCGGTAAGAGTACGATTCCTATTAAGCTTAAAGAAAAGCAAATTCTCTTCTTTCAGTTGGATGATGAACGTCGCACGGTTTTAGCACCGTTAATCGCCGCAGCACTCCATTTATGTATTGTTTCTAATCTCTCGCAAAAACGCACTAATCCTTTTTGTTATTTCCTTGATGAGTTTCCTTCTATCGGTCGGTTGCCACGCACCGTTAACTATGTCAATGAGTACCGTTCTAATGGCGGTGTACCCGTCCTCGGTATTCAATCTCTAGAGCAACTTTACGATACTTATGGTGAGCGGCAAGGAAAAGCGATTGCTTCTGCCCTTTCTACTCATGTTTTATTTTATCCAGGGGATTACAACACGGCTGAACAATATTCGAAACGGTATGGAGAAACCGAGGTGGTTATCCGTTCTCGCAGTACCGGCAATTCTTATGGCGGTTCTCAAACGAGTCGTTCTACTAATTGGAGTGAACAGATTCATAAAAAACCGTTACTCTCACCGGATGAAATTTTAAGGTTTCCCCAAGGCGAATGTGTAATTACTTCTCCGGCTTACGGGTCGGGTAAAGAAGCACTTTTTCCCTATAAGTTAAAAATTCCGATTGAACAGCGTGAGTTTAAGCGAGCGAGTGAGTCTGAGGCGTTATGGGATAGCGTGATTCGACCCCAATTAGAGCAAAGGGCTTTTAATTGGGCTAAATTACAAGAATTGGATGAAGAGAATTTGCATCTTGAAATTACCAAACGAATTGAGGAAGCGTTCCGTATGCTGCCGATGCCGGGTGAACTTGCTGATGGGGTGGTGGATAAGAATAATTCAGACTATAAAGAGCAAATGAAAAAGATTGTTGCTCAAACGTTAAAAAAACTTCCCATTGATTTGAGTCGTTTGGCGGCTTAA
- a CDS encoding DUF2254 domain-containing protein has translation MKSAKLSKIWDVLHTSYWFVPTVMAISSVGLAFIMLILDQKLGSGLVKKLGWIYTGGPDGARAVLSTIAGSMITVTGTVFSITIVALSLASSQFGPRLLRNFMKDTGNQIVLGTFISTFIYCLLILRTVHGHDYEIFIPQISVTVAIILAMISIGVLIFFIHHAAQSIQADIVIAEVSNDLNQAIDSLFPGKLGHKSSLKPQQPSPELLANFDNNYSPILAQKSGYIQAVDEEKLLKIAKYHNLIIKILQRPGNFIIKGSVLVLIFPREFVNKHLIKQINQIFILGSHRTQQQDVKFTVDQLVEIAIRALSPGINDPFTAISCIDRLSQGLCRLVEREIPSSYRYDENNQLRIIANPVTFEGMVDAAFNQIRQNVSSSVAVRIRLLEALAEIAAHTDNDDYRQVLMIHSQMVNQDALERISEKRDLKDIQKRYLATLKNLK, from the coding sequence ATGAAATCTGCAAAACTTAGTAAAATTTGGGATGTCCTTCATACAAGTTATTGGTTTGTGCCAACTGTAATGGCAATCAGTTCAGTAGGACTTGCCTTTATTATGTTAATTTTGGATCAAAAACTCGGCTCCGGATTAGTTAAAAAATTAGGTTGGATTTATACGGGCGGACCTGATGGTGCTAGAGCCGTACTTTCTACTATAGCTGGCTCAATGATTACGGTGACGGGAACAGTTTTTTCTATCACAATAGTTGCACTCTCTTTAGCTTCATCACAATTCGGGCCTAGACTATTACGAAATTTTATGAAAGATACAGGGAATCAAATAGTTTTAGGAACATTTATCTCTACATTTATTTATTGTTTATTAATTTTACGAACAGTTCATGGTCATGATTATGAGATATTTATTCCTCAAATATCAGTTACTGTTGCTATTATTTTAGCCATGATTAGCATTGGTGTATTAATCTTTTTTATTCATCATGCCGCCCAATCAATACAAGCTGATATTGTGATTGCTGAAGTCAGCAATGACCTTAATCAGGCTATAGATTCTCTTTTTCCGGGAAAATTAGGACACAAATCTTCACTCAAACCACAACAACCTTCTCCGGAATTGTTGGCAAATTTTGACAATAATTATTCCCCGATATTAGCTCAAAAAAGTGGTTATATTCAAGCTGTTGATGAAGAAAAATTATTAAAAATAGCTAAATATCATAATTTGATTATTAAAATTCTCCAACGCCCCGGAAATTTTATTATTAAAGGAAGTGTATTAGTTCTAATTTTCCCTCGTGAATTTGTTAATAAACACCTCATTAAACAGATTAATCAAATATTTATTTTAGGTTCACACCGAACTCAACAGCAGGATGTTAAATTTACAGTCGATCAGCTTGTAGAAATTGCCATTAGGGCACTATCGCCGGGGATTAATGATCCATTTACTGCTATTAGTTGTATTGATCGGCTCAGTCAAGGTCTCTGTCGTCTTGTCGAGCGAGAAATTCCGTCTTCCTATCGCTATGATGAAAATAATCAACTTCGAATTATTGCTAACCCTGTCACTTTTGAAGGAATGGTAGACGCGGCTTTTAATCAGATACGTCAAAATGTTAGTTCTAGTGTTGCTGTTAGAATTCGTTTGTTAGAAGCACTTGCTGAAATTGCGGCTCATACCGATAATGATGATTATCGACAAGTTTTGATGATTCATAGCCAAATGGTCAACCAAGATGCTTTAGAACGAATTTCCGAAAAACGAGACCTTAAAGATATCCAAAAACGATATTTAGCAACTCTAAAAAACTTAAAGTAA
- a CDS encoding sensor histidine kinase: MVSSKSENHLAQEDKLCQQNQVLLNISHELRNPLTIITGYIEMLGATRLDSKQQQYLKGIERSSDFLMGLTDEILSILRSKEEQEKLRLSRIDLGDFLQSLRDIYEPLAQKKGLGFFLEVSELPQVRGDVVKLEQVLGNLLNNAIKFTEKGWIRLQVNVFAQDGQTALVTFRVVDTGIGMSASESEQIFEAFYQATWGSGGVGIGLAISKTLCEKMGGRLDVKSSPGVGSVFEVCLPMKLENRLFCCYELGLEEGLSTLNRDIVINLKKMASRGDFCLLKSYIKTRIMPFNNQTSQILLTLVDQFRLDLIVDLLPNYTENIG; encoded by the coding sequence ATGGTTAGTTCCAAGAGTGAAAATCATTTAGCACAAGAGGATAAATTATGCCAACAGAACCAAGTTTTGCTCAATATTTCTCATGAGTTGCGGAACCCTTTAACGATTATTACTGGCTATATTGAAATGTTGGGAGCGACTCGCTTAGATTCTAAACAGCAGCAGTATTTGAAAGGAATTGAACGTTCATCAGATTTTTTAATGGGGTTAACGGATGAAATCTTATCTATTCTTCGCTCAAAAGAAGAGCAAGAAAAATTAAGATTATCTCGGATTGATTTAGGCGATTTTTTACAATCTTTGAGGGATATTTATGAACCTTTAGCCCAGAAAAAAGGATTAGGTTTTTTTCTAGAAGTTTCAGAACTGCCTCAAGTGAGAGGTGATGTGGTAAAACTTGAGCAAGTTTTGGGGAATTTACTGAATAATGCGATTAAATTTACGGAAAAGGGCTGGATTCGCTTACAGGTTAATGTGTTTGCACAAGATGGACAAACAGCACTCGTTACGTTTCGCGTGGTGGATACGGGTATCGGGATGAGTGCAAGCGAATCTGAGCAAATCTTTGAAGCGTTTTACCAAGCGACATGGGGGAGTGGTGGGGTAGGCATTGGACTGGCAATTAGTAAAACCTTGTGTGAAAAGATGGGGGGAAGACTCGATGTCAAAAGTAGTCCTGGGGTGGGAAGCGTTTTTGAGGTTTGTCTGCCCATGAAACTGGAAAATAGACTCTTTTGTTGTTATGAATTAGGACTCGAAGAAGGATTATCAACTCTTAATAGGGACATCGTGATTAATCTAAAAAAGATGGCAAGTCGCGGAGATTTTTGCTTGTTAAAAAGCTATATAAAAACTCGAATTATGCCTTTTAATAACCAAACATCTCAAATTTTATTAACCTTGGTTGACCAGTTTCGTCTAGATTTAATAGTCGATTTATTGCCGAATTATACAGAAAATATTGGCTGA
- a CDS encoding hybrid sensor histidine kinase/response regulator encodes MPKIEFDILIIDDEVENLRLLALILGEAGYQVRSAINGRAALGVIKNQIPDLILLDVKMPVMDGFELCQTLKAASDWCDIPIVFLSAAEGVSDKVKAFELGGVDYITKPYHAAEVIARVHIHLSLHQLKEELSKRNEFLRRQNDGLAAQIKATQEAQNAMRFVLHTVSHDLKNPLLGWGLTLSTILGQQKGEICQIERRVLSTMLSSCSSQERLIDSLVGAQREKEGVDGLVLNLTTVQLEEIVSEVLLEWRLVLEKNAVTVNHELFIESCPVLKADVVQLRRVYFNLIGNALKYNEPGIILTLKALLVMREEREWLQCWVIDNGVGIPRMFKKNLFKPYSSSGQGVKSAGFGHSFGLGLYICQKIIEAHGGIIGLEETEKGAAFWFDLPLSNYP; translated from the coding sequence ATGCCAAAAATTGAATTTGATATTTTGATTATTGATGATGAGGTAGAGAATTTACGTCTGCTGGCTCTGATTTTAGGAGAAGCTGGCTATCAAGTCCGTTCTGCCATAAACGGGCGAGCGGCTTTAGGGGTCATAAAAAATCAAATTCCCGATTTGATTTTACTGGATGTAAAGATGCCGGTAATGGATGGATTTGAGCTATGTCAGACTTTAAAAGCCGCCTCAGATTGGTGTGATATTCCGATTGTGTTTTTAAGTGCAGCAGAAGGGGTGTCAGATAAGGTAAAAGCGTTTGAATTAGGAGGGGTTGATTATATTACCAAACCCTATCATGCGGCTGAAGTGATTGCTAGGGTTCACATCCATTTAAGTCTTCATCAATTAAAGGAGGAATTGAGTAAACGTAATGAGTTTTTGCGACGACAAAATGATGGGTTGGCGGCTCAAATTAAGGCGACTCAAGAAGCCCAAAATGCGATGCGCTTTGTGCTGCATACTGTTTCTCACGATTTAAAAAATCCGCTATTGGGATGGGGATTAACCCTCAGTACCATTTTAGGCCAGCAAAAGGGGGAAATCTGCCAGATTGAGCGGCGGGTGCTTTCTACGATGCTATCAAGTTGTAGTTCACAAGAAAGGTTGATTGACTCACTTGTGGGGGCGCAACGGGAGAAGGAAGGGGTTGATGGGTTGGTGCTTAACTTGACGACTGTACAGCTAGAAGAGATTGTGAGTGAGGTACTTTTAGAATGGCGGCTGGTTTTAGAAAAAAATGCTGTTACGGTTAATCATGAATTGTTTATTGAAAGTTGTCCTGTTCTAAAAGCAGATGTAGTTCAATTACGTCGAGTCTATTTTAATTTAATCGGTAATGCGCTTAAATACAATGAGCCAGGGATTATTTTAACCTTGAAAGCGCTCTTGGTGATGAGAGAGGAACGAGAATGGTTGCAGTGTTGGGTAATTGATAATGGGGTGGGAATTCCAAGGATGTTTAAGAAGAATTTATTTAAACCTTATTCAAGTAGTGGGCAGGGAGTAAAGAGTGCAGGTTTTGGTCATTCTTTTGGGTTGGGGTTATATATTTGTCAAAAAATTATTGAAGCGCATGGGGGAATAATTGGGCTAGAAGAAACGGAAAAGGGGGCGGCTTTTTGGTTTGATTTGCCGTTAAGTAACTATCCCTAA
- the dnaN gene encoding DNA polymerase III subunit beta yields MTKTTASSTNTKKTQSSVQKKSTDIPKSSNPTEKQVKRTKTDSTTSTESQAKKAKANSPTKIENPSKKAKTPATSSSETGEDKSKTDATPPQEQTVQTESQLIQISTDKNALLEAIELVKAGISNNPAYPILGMILLELETEKQRLKLRSYNYEFGFSTEIEAGITGKGSIALPAALFYAILRKFPMGECLLTLQTNDEATDEIVAKLSLKEQPDNFFEIRGLPGNQYPEYPTVSPTTVMACFSGDFLISIFNGSLFAASNEETKRVLTGTHFLLSYNPDKKLTTLKTFTTDGHRMVFSEGMTKDQSTLDEPVSLTIPVKALRELQKHLLPSDQIKLYLSENLCRFQWGLNELVSRTIEGAYPDCENVINEILSQSSHSFTCQRGQLQDTLERFLILCTKSERVMKMKIESEKDYLSISQKDVARGQESIPIENFTGKPLKLLYNVNYLLEIIKAIPNDTIILHLGNSPTDATLITPSINSSHSLAVHLKYLLAPLA; encoded by the coding sequence ATGACTAAAACGACGGCTTCTAGCACCAATACAAAAAAAACTCAATCTTCTGTTCAGAAAAAATCAACGGATATTCCCAAGTCATCTAACCCTACCGAAAAGCAAGTAAAAAGAACAAAAACTGACTCTACAACCTCAACCGAAAGCCAAGCAAAAAAAGCAAAAGCTAACTCTCCTACCAAGATCGAAAACCCATCTAAAAAAGCAAAAACACCCGCTACATCCTCTAGCGAAACTGGAGAAGATAAATCAAAAACTGATGCTACCCCCCCGCAAGAACAAACTGTACAAACCGAATCTCAATTAATACAAATTAGCACTGATAAAAATGCACTTCTTGAAGCGATAGAGCTAGTTAAAGCTGGAATATCAAACAACCCTGCTTACCCGATATTAGGGATGATTTTACTAGAATTAGAGACAGAAAAACAACGGCTAAAGCTAAGAAGTTATAATTACGAATTTGGATTTAGCACAGAAATAGAAGCAGGAATTACAGGCAAAGGTTCTATAGCCTTACCCGCCGCTTTATTCTATGCTATTCTTCGTAAATTTCCTATGGGAGAGTGCTTGCTCACTTTACAAACCAATGATGAAGCCACAGATGAAATCGTAGCCAAACTCTCACTCAAAGAACAACCCGACAACTTCTTTGAAATTAGAGGACTACCAGGCAATCAATACCCAGAATACCCAACCGTTTCTCCTACAACTGTAATGGCTTGCTTTAGCGGCGATTTTCTCATCTCTATTTTCAATGGAAGCCTATTTGCCGCTAGTAATGAAGAAACTAAACGAGTATTAACGGGAACACATTTTCTTCTTTCCTATAATCCCGACAAAAAGCTGACTACCTTAAAAACCTTTACCACAGATGGCCATCGAATGGTCTTTAGTGAAGGCATGACAAAAGATCAATCAACCCTAGACGAACCCGTCAGTTTAACCATACCTGTTAAAGCCCTACGGGAACTTCAAAAACACCTTTTACCCAGTGATCAAATTAAACTCTATTTATCAGAAAACCTCTGCCGCTTTCAATGGGGATTGAACGAACTGGTATCGCGTACTATTGAGGGTGCATACCCAGACTGCGAAAATGTTATCAATGAAATTTTAAGCCAAAGTAGCCACTCTTTTACCTGCCAACGGGGACAACTTCAAGACACCCTAGAACGGTTTTTAATCCTCTGTACCAAATCAGAACGGGTGATGAAAATGAAGATTGAATCGGAAAAAGATTATTTAAGTATCTCTCAAAAAGATGTCGCCAGAGGACAAGAATCAATTCCTATTGAAAACTTTACGGGCAAACCCTTAAAACTTCTCTATAACGTTAATTACTTGCTGGAAATTATTAAAGCCATCCCTAATGACACAATTATTCTACATTTAGGAAATAGCCCTACCGATGCTACCTTAATTACCCCCTCAATTAATTCCTCTCATTCCCTCGCCGTTCATCTCAAATACCTGTTAGCACCCCTCGCATAA
- a CDS encoding response regulator transcription factor — protein sequence MINLIAIEDDMMFLIGLEHALKVDPFNLLGTSNNVPEGMELLRKNNPDLVIIDMSLKNGESGVTALSQISRSHPHIKSLVLTASSQFELALKSLSFGADGYLVKGKKPENIRAVIKIIYEGGIYLDPSFKANFNNTLTPPNLQALNSPIPESSKKLLSKFSEAELEVFQLIGSGYTNKEIAAITNKPLDTIKSIITRIFHKLNLTNRTLVALKAHSLGIVT from the coding sequence ATGATTAACCTTATTGCCATTGAAGACGACATGATGTTTTTAATCGGATTAGAACACGCTTTAAAAGTTGACCCATTTAATTTACTCGGAACCAGCAACAATGTACCAGAAGGGATGGAACTCCTGAGAAAAAATAATCCTGACTTAGTAATTATAGATATGTCCTTAAAAAATGGGGAAAGTGGAGTAACGGCGCTCTCCCAAATTAGCCGCTCACACCCTCATATTAAATCCTTAGTGCTAACCGCATCTTCTCAATTTGAACTTGCCCTTAAATCTTTATCCTTTGGGGCTGATGGATATTTAGTTAAAGGAAAAAAACCTGAAAATATCAGAGCCGTCATTAAAATTATTTATGAAGGCGGAATATATTTAGATCCTTCTTTCAAAGCCAATTTTAATAACACCTTAACCCCTCCCAATCTTCAAGCACTCAACTCGCCTATCCCAGAGTCGTCAAAAAAACTTCTCTCAAAATTTAGTGAAGCTGAACTAGAAGTCTTTCAACTGATTGGCAGTGGATATACCAATAAAGAAATAGCCGCTATTACCAATAAACCCTTAGATACAATCAAATCCATCATCACTAGAATTTTTCACAAACTGAACCTAACCAATCGAACTTTAGTCGCTTTAAAAGCTCACTCATTAGGGATAGTTACTTAA